AAAAGGCTTGGGCTTGCAGGGCAGGATGGTATGCAGGTGATTGGGAAAAAACCCCGCGCGACCACAAAAGGGAGTTCGCATAGGCGAAAACAGCAATTAACTCCGGAAGAAATCGAAAAGTTAAAACAAGAAGTGGAAGCAGGGAAAGGCACCCTCTTGCGGATCCAAGACGAGGTGCTGGGTATGCCGATGGAAGAATTTACGGCTGCCCTGACTATTCTGGAGACCGCCGAGGAAAAGGTGAAACGAGGGAAGGCCCAATTGATCGAGGCCAATTTGCGATTGGTCGTCAGTATTGCACGAAAATATACAAATCGGGGATTGCAGTTTATCGATTTGATCCAAGAAGGCAATATTGGATTAATGCGTGCTGTTGATAAGTTTGAGTATCAGCGTGGCTATAAATTTAGCACCTATGCAACGTGGTGGATTCGACAGGGTGTGACGCGTGCCATAGCCGATCAGGCCCGTACCATTCGTATTCCGGTGCATATGATTGAGGCCAATACAAAACTAGCCCGGACGGCAAGGCAGTTGGTGCAACAATTAGGGCGTGAGCCTACCCCAGAGGAAATTGCCGAACGGATGGGGCTAACTCCTGAAAAGGTCCGCATGATGTTGGATATTTCTAAGGGGACTATTTCCCTTGAAACGCCAATCGGCGAAAAAGAGGATAGCCAATTAGGGGACCTAATTGAAGATAAAAATGCAGTTTCTCCTATGGATGCTGCAAACCGTTATGATCTGCAACGTCAGATTGCTAATGCCTTGGGGGTGTTGACTCCTCGCGAAGAAACTGTGATTCGTAAGCGGTTTGGGATCGGTGATAGTACCGATCATACCCTGGAGGAAATTGGTCAGGATTTTGACGTGACTCGTGAGCGCATCCGTCAGATTGAGGCCAAAGCCCTAAAGAAACTTCGTCACCCAAGTTGCAGCCATAAACTTCGGAGTTTGGTGGACCATCTCTAATCTGAGTCTATAAATGAATCGATAAGGCCCCGTCATGTACATGACGGGGCTTTTTTTTTGCCATATCCCTAGGGAATTATGTTATGGATACTTGTGATTCTCTCTTTTCATGAATTTCTATTATTCATTCCTTTGACGTTCCCCTTCTCCGTTCCGGTATGTAGATGGTAAGATTTTTTTAAGATGCGGATTTTAGTGGTGGAAGATGAACCTAAGGTGGCTTCCTTTATCCGGCGAGCGCTGGAGGAAGAAAGTTATGCCGTCGATGTATGCGCGGATGGGCCGGGAGGGTTGGATTGGGCTCAAGCCGTAAATTATGACTTGATTGTCTTGGATTTAATGTTGCCAGGATTGCCAGGTCTCGAAGTGCTTAAGCGTGCTCGTGCCGCAGGTGTCAAAGCTCCCGTACTTATTTTAACGGCACGTTCAGAAGTGGACCAACGGGTCAAGGGGCTGGATGCTGGGGCTGACGATTATTTAACGAAACCCTTTGCGATTGAAGAATTGCTCGCCAGAGCTCGAGCGCTCCTTCGTCGAGCAGGAGGGGCTCCAACCGGAATTCTTCAAGTAGATGATGTGATACTAAATCCTGTGACTCGAGAGGTGACTCGTGCTGGCCAACGTCTTGAGTTCACGACTAAAGAATATGCGCTCTTAGAGTATTTAATGCGAAATGCGGGACGGGTGTTAACGCGGTCCATGATTACGGAACATGTGTGGGATTTGGATTTTGATACGTTTACAAATGTTATTGATGTGTATATTAGCTACTTGCGAAACAAAATTGATAAAGGACGGGAACGAAGTTTGATTCAAACGGTCAGGGGAAGCGGATATATGATGAGGTCGGACGGGTGAAAACGACCTCGATTCGAGTTCGATTAACTTTATGGTATGGATCCGCGTTGGCTCTCATTCTGGTTCTTTTTGCCGTGGCATTATATTTGGTCATGTCCCGCGCACTTCGGGAACAGGTGGATGCCTCGTTGGATGAGGCCGCAGCTGTGGCGATTCGAACCCTCGGAGAACACCGGTTTGGTCCATTCTTGATTTTTGAAGATTTATCTCAGGACTTTCCTGAAATCGCACTTTTGGATAAGTTTTTTCAAATTTTTGGGCCGGCGGGGCAAGTGACGATTCAGTCCGCTAATATTCAAAGCCGAGAGATTCCATTGAGTCAGACATCGTTTCGTGCCTCTCTCGATGGAAAATCCACGTTTGAATCCGTTCAATTTGAAAAAGGCGTTCCACTGCGATTGCTGTCGGTTCCTATTCGTCAAGATGATCAATTAGTGAATATTTTACGCGTTGGGACATCACTTTACCCAACAGAGCGAATGCTGCATCGGCTCTTAGCCGGGCTCTACATCGCGTCTCCTTTAGCCTTGCTCGTCTCCTTGGTCGGAGGGTGGTTTTTGGCAGGCCGAGCGTTGCGTCCGGTTCATGCCATTACGCAAGCGGCCCAACGTATAGCAGCCGGGGATTGGACTCAGCGGATTCAAACTCCTCATTCCAACGATGAAATTGGACAATTAGCCTCGACCTTTAATGACATGATTGGACGATTAGAAGTGTCATTCCGGCAAATCCGGCAGTTTAGTGCGGATGCGTCTCACGAACTTCGAACACCCTTAACCATTACAAAAGGGGAAACTGAGCTGGCGTTACGGCGACCACGGCAAGCAGAAGATTATCAGGCTGTGCTGGAGAGCAATTTGGAGGAAATCGACCGCATGAGCCGGATCGTGGATGAGCTTTTGTTTTTATCACGAGCGGATCTTGGGGAAATTAAGCTCAAGATGTATCCAGTTCAATTGGATGATTTAGTGCGAGAAATCCAGCAACAGGCCTTGGTGTTGGGCCAAGAACGCAATATTCACACAGTACTCAAAGCCATTGAGCCCGTCGTTGTCCAGGGAGACGATCTACGTTTGAGGGAATTACTTTTAAATCTGGTCGATAATGCCGTGAAATATTCTCATCAAGGACAAACCGTGGAACTCTCTTTGCTTGTTGCCGGAAACAAGGGAAAGCTAGTGGTTCGAGACCACGGTATTGGTCTTGCCTCTGAGGATCACGGCAGAATTTTTGATCGATTTTACCGGACCGATGAAGCGCGTTCTCATTCGGCAAAAGGAACTGGATTGGGTTTAGCGATTTGTAAGTGGATTGTGGAAGTTCACCATGGGACTATTGAGGTCCAAAGTGTCGTTCATGGTGGTTCATGCTTTACGGTTTTCCTCCCTTTGGCTCCGTCTGCTGCGATAGTGTAAGACACAGACTTCCCGCACTATTAAAATTTTTTAATTTTCCCCTAATTTATCTTTCATCTCCTGGTGGTACACATATACCTGTACTGACCAAATATAAAAGGAGCCTCTACAGGCCAGGTCTACAGAGGTAAATTTGTATTGGTCAAGGTTTGTTGCCTTAACCCTGAAATGTCCAGAGGGGGAACTCATGATTACAATTCAAAGGGGTTCACAATTCAGCGAAACGCAGGAAAGTCACGCACTGTCCTTGGTTAGGAGCCGATCTAAGAAACGGGCTCAATCAAGTTATCGAAATTCGCAGGCGGATTTGGATATGGATAAAGAGGAGAGCTCCAAATCCATTGCTGAGCCTGGATCCGTAAATTTAGAGTCCATGTACTTTCGTGGGTTTCGCTCACGCCCACTTTTGAATGCCAGGGAGGAGTTAGCGCTGGCTACCAGACTATATCAGGGTACGGCCCACCTTCGTTCATTGTTACAGGAGGCCTTTGAGCTTACCAAGGGACTGAATCAAGGTTCGGAGGTAAAGTTGTTTCAGGATGAATTGACAAAATTCTCAGAGCTAAATGGATATTCAGCTCCGGTAGTGGAAGCCATCGTAGAGTGTTTAGGCAACATTGAGACATTCTCGGCGATGAATGGCAAGGCAGGCCAAAAGCTTAGTCTGCGGTTTTCGGAAATTAGTCTTTCGATTGGTGAAGTTCGGGTGGATATTGAAGAACCAAAAGATGCCTTGGTGCAGCGCAATCTTCGTCTGGTAGTGGATGTCGCTAAGCGTTATTTAGGGCGAGGGATGAACTTTCTTGACCTTGTGCAAGAAGGGAATATTGGGCTGATGAAAGCGGCAGAACGATTTGATTACACCCGTGGGTTTAAATTCAGTACCTATGCGACGTGGTGGATTCGCCAGGGCATTTCGCGAGCGGTTGCCGATCAAAGCCGGACGATTCGTGTGCCGGTGCATACGAATGAGGCATCCACCAAAATTGCCAAGACTGCTCAGCGTCTTGCGCAGCAATTTGATAGAGAGCCCACATTTGAAGAAATTGGCCAACGCCTGGAGATGACCGGCGATCGGGTGAAAGAAACGATTGAAGCGTTTCAGGAGCCGATATCCCTAGATGCTCCTTCTGTGGATGGAGAGACGGAATTAGGAGAATTAATTCCTGACCTGGCCTGCCAGTCTCCTGACGAAGAAGTGTCCCGTAAATCAAATGCACAGTGGCTGAATCAAATTTTTCAGGTTTTGACTGACCGGGAGCAACAAGTCATTCGTTTACGCTTTGGTATTGGAGTGGATGAAGCTTGGACTCTGGAGCAGGTCGGGCGGTCCATGTCCGTAACTCGTGAGCGGATTCGTCAAATCGAGGTTGTGGCATTGAAAAAGCTCAAGGAGTCCCATGTCAAGGCCATGTTGGCTGAAATTCAGTGACCTGTTTCGGTCGCGAAACTTTAATTGTACAGGATAAAATCCATGACATCAGATTGACATAGGTACCAAAAAAGTGGTGAATTCAGAAGGGCAGGAATCTTATGGTTCCTGCTTTTCTTTTTGTGAGTGCGGTCATTCTCCTTATTAATCCGCCAGGATGGTTAAAGGATGGCATCATTCCGTGGGGAATTAATCAGGGCAAGGAAGATGGAAGCCGTCTAGTTTAGCGTGAGGTCTCAGGTTGGTGAGTGGGAAATGATTTCTAACGTGAGCACAAAAAAAGACCAGACCCGATTTTGAACGGATAACAGTATGCCAATTGAGATCACTCCCCATCTTTCTATTCCTGATTCTGACGTGCGATTTTCAGCTGCTCGAAGCGCAGGTCCTGGTGGACAACATGTTAATAAGGTGAATAGTCGCGTCATTTTAGAGTTTGACGTCAACCATACGTCCGTTCTTAGTGGCTATCAAAAACGACGAATTGCCGAAATGGTTGGGCAACGCATGAACCAAGAAGGGGTTCTGAGGCTGCAGGCTCAACGACATCGCACCCAATCGGCTAATCGCGCTGATTTATTGGAGAAGTTTGTGAAATTACTGCAGGATGCCCTGCGCCCTGTAAAGGCCCGGGTTCCAACCCGAGTGCCGCATCGAGTGCGTGAGAAGCGTTTGGAAGAGAAGAAACTGCGAACTCGCGCGAAGCGGGTGCGACAAAACCCAAAAAATATAGATGAAACGTAACGATCTGCAATGTTTGACGACAAGGGAATTTCATGACGACCCGTTCCTCCCATTCTAGTTCTTTCATGCCAACTCCACCCCGTGCTAAACGCGTCCCGTACCGGTTAGAACATCATGGGCACGTTCGAACAGACGAGTATTATTGGCTCAGAGATCGTGAGAACCCTGAAGTCCTGGCCTATTTGCAGGCTGAGAATGAGTATGCCGCCACGTTGAGGAGCCACACCAGAGAATTGGAGCAGACCCTGTTTGAAGAGATCAGGGACCGCATTCAGCCAACGGATTTATCTGTTCCGTTTCGGCTGGGAGACTTTTGGTATTACACTCGCTATGAAGAGGGAAAGGAATATGCCCTATACTGCCGTAAAGAGAAATCCTTAGCGAATCCGGAACTCATCATGGTCGATGGCAATGAATTGGCTCGGGGACATGATTATTTCTCATTGGGGAATTGGACGGTAAGTTTTGCCCAAGATATTCTCGCCTATGCCATTGATACGCAAGGTCGGCGGATATATACCATTGGCTTTAAAAATCTGACAACGGGCGAGACGATTGATGAATGGATTCCTTCGGTGACAGGAAATATGGAGTGGGGCAATGACAACCGTACTCTCTTTTATTCCAGACAGGATTCTGTAACCTTGCGATCCAATCAGATTTTTTGTCATCGGTTGGGGACGAACCCCCAACTGGATACGTTGGTGTATGAGGAAACGGATGAAACCTTTTCTGTTTCTATCGAAAAAACAAAATCCAAACAGTATTTGTTGATTGGATCCCATCAATCCATAACGAATGAGTACCGGTATCTGAATGCGGATAACCCTGAAAGCGATTTTCAGATATTTCAGGCCAGGAAACGAGGGCATGAATACGATGTGGATCATCTGGGGGATCATTTCTGGATTCGAACGAATGATGATGCCAAAAACTTTCGTTTGATGCGGACTGAAACAAAAGCCACGAGCGCCACACACTGGGAAGAAGTGATTCCTCACCGGCTAGAGGTGTATTTGGAAGGATTTGAGCTATTCAAGAATTTCCTGGTGTTAGAAGAACGGAGGCAGGGTCTCATCCATCTTCGTATGCTTCGGACCGAAGATGCCTCTGAACATGAACTGAATTTTGGAGAGCCGGCCTACCTTGCAGCGTTGGGGGATAATTTAGAAGCCGATACTCCTTATCTACGATTTGGGTATACATCCATGACCACCCCCATGACCATCTATGATTATCACATGGAAACACGAGAAAAAATTCTTCTCAAACAAGAACCGGTCCTTGGGAATTTTCACATCAGCCACTACCAGACGGAACGCCTTTTTGCTCCAGCACCAGATGGTACCTCTATTCCTATATCCGTGGTCTACCGAAAAGGTTTTGTTCCGGATGGCACGCATCCCCTGTTGTTGTATGGCTATGGTTCCTATGGTGCGAGCATGGATGCAAGTTTTAGCTCCCCCCGACTCAGCTTGTTGGATCGTGGGTTTGTCTATGCGTTAGCCCACATTCGAGGTGGAGAGGAACTGGGCCGACAGTGGTATGAAAACGGCAAGTTATTATCCAAGAAAAATACCTTCACGGATTTTATTGCCTGTGCCGAATTTTTAATTCGGCAAGGGTACGCTGCCCCTCAGAAATTATTCGCTCTTGGTGGAAGCGCTGGTGGTTTGTTGATGGGGGCGATTATGAATATGCGGCCTGATTTGTTTCATGGTGTAGTGGCACAGGTTCCTTTTGTGGATGTGGTGACCACGATGTTAGATCCCAATATCCCTCTGACGACGGGAGAATATGATGAATGGGGTGATCCCAATCAACAACAGTTTTACGAGTATATGCTTTCCTATTCACCTTACGATAACCTTCAACCCCAGCCGTATCCTCACCTTTTAGTGACTTCAGGGTTGCATGACTCACAAGTGCAATTTTGGGAGCCGACCAAATGGGTTGCAAAACTGCGTGCGCTGAAGACCGATAATCAACGCCTTTTGCTCAGAACCAATATGGATGCAGGCCATAGTGGAGCCTCAGGCCGTTTTAAACGGTATGAGGAAACCGCGATGATCTATGCATTCTTATTGGATCTCGCCG
This region of Nitrospira sp. MA-1 genomic DNA includes:
- the arfB gene encoding alternative ribosome rescue aminoacyl-tRNA hydrolase ArfB; the protein is MPIEITPHLSIPDSDVRFSAARSAGPGGQHVNKVNSRVILEFDVNHTSVLSGYQKRRIAEMVGQRMNQEGVLRLQAQRHRTQSANRADLLEKFVKLLQDALRPVKARVPTRVPHRVREKRLEEKKLRTRAKRVRQNPKNIDET
- a CDS encoding heavy metal sensor histidine kinase; amino-acid sequence: MKTTSIRVRLTLWYGSALALILVLFAVALYLVMSRALREQVDASLDEAAAVAIRTLGEHRFGPFLIFEDLSQDFPEIALLDKFFQIFGPAGQVTIQSANIQSREIPLSQTSFRASLDGKSTFESVQFEKGVPLRLLSVPIRQDDQLVNILRVGTSLYPTERMLHRLLAGLYIASPLALLVSLVGGWFLAGRALRPVHAITQAAQRIAAGDWTQRIQTPHSNDEIGQLASTFNDMIGRLEVSFRQIRQFSADASHELRTPLTITKGETELALRRPRQAEDYQAVLESNLEEIDRMSRIVDELLFLSRADLGEIKLKMYPVQLDDLVREIQQQALVLGQERNIHTVLKAIEPVVVQGDDLRLRELLLNLVDNAVKYSHQGQTVELSLLVAGNKGKLVVRDHGIGLASEDHGRIFDRFYRTDEARSHSAKGTGLGLAICKWIVEVHHGTIEVQSVVHGGSCFTVFLPLAPSAAIV
- a CDS encoding response regulator transcription factor: MRILVVEDEPKVASFIRRALEEESYAVDVCADGPGGLDWAQAVNYDLIVLDLMLPGLPGLEVLKRARAAGVKAPVLILTARSEVDQRVKGLDAGADDYLTKPFAIEELLARARALLRRAGGAPTGILQVDDVILNPVTREVTRAGQRLEFTTKEYALLEYLMRNAGRVLTRSMITEHVWDLDFDTFTNVIDVYISYLRNKIDKGRERSLIQTVRGSGYMMRSDG
- the rpoD gene encoding RNA polymerase sigma factor RpoD; its protein translation is MGKTASLPEVIQRLIEIGKPKGHVTIKDLTSILPADQITSDQLHTILSELHEVNLQVIDPSKRTALQLAALKKNAGQEESDDSEEETDSSLDIDLTPGEPTRIDDPVRLYLKEMGRVPLLTREGEIELAKHIEEGKRELACAVYGMPLNINYLESLHDQLKLEEIRVRDIVLLQETLEEEEVEEEAIASEQEDEELRLRTLESLATVRKLGRGLLSLYIQNRDGQTTKNSKAQLEKRRIGLADQFVDQIEALNLHQRVKDQMLRRVKDVGQEIRSVEMMTARHTKRLGLAGQDGMQVIGKKPRATTKGSSHRRKQQLTPEEIEKLKQEVEAGKGTLLRIQDEVLGMPMEEFTAALTILETAEEKVKRGKAQLIEANLRLVVSIARKYTNRGLQFIDLIQEGNIGLMRAVDKFEYQRGYKFSTYATWWIRQGVTRAIADQARTIRIPVHMIEANTKLARTARQLVQQLGREPTPEEIAERMGLTPEKVRMMLDISKGTISLETPIGEKEDSQLGDLIEDKNAVSPMDAANRYDLQRQIANALGVLTPREETVIRKRFGIGDSTDHTLEEIGQDFDVTRERIRQIEAKALKKLRHPSCSHKLRSLVDHL
- a CDS encoding S9 family peptidase codes for the protein MTTRSSHSSSFMPTPPRAKRVPYRLEHHGHVRTDEYYWLRDRENPEVLAYLQAENEYAATLRSHTRELEQTLFEEIRDRIQPTDLSVPFRLGDFWYYTRYEEGKEYALYCRKEKSLANPELIMVDGNELARGHDYFSLGNWTVSFAQDILAYAIDTQGRRIYTIGFKNLTTGETIDEWIPSVTGNMEWGNDNRTLFYSRQDSVTLRSNQIFCHRLGTNPQLDTLVYEETDETFSVSIEKTKSKQYLLIGSHQSITNEYRYLNADNPESDFQIFQARKRGHEYDVDHLGDHFWIRTNDDAKNFRLMRTETKATSATHWEEVIPHRLEVYLEGFELFKNFLVLEERRQGLIHLRMLRTEDASEHELNFGEPAYLAALGDNLEADTPYLRFGYTSMTTPMTIYDYHMETREKILLKQEPVLGNFHISHYQTERLFAPAPDGTSIPISVVYRKGFVPDGTHPLLLYGYGSYGASMDASFSSPRLSLLDRGFVYALAHIRGGEELGRQWYENGKLLSKKNTFTDFIACAEFLIRQGYAAPQKLFALGGSAGGLLMGAIMNMRPDLFHGVVAQVPFVDVVTTMLDPNIPLTTGEYDEWGDPNQQQFYEYMLSYSPYDNLQPQPYPHLLVTSGLHDSQVQFWEPTKWVAKLRALKTDNQRLLLRTNMDAGHSGASGRFKRYEETAMIYAFLLDLAGSADR
- a CDS encoding sigma-70 family RNA polymerase sigma factor — protein: MITIQRGSQFSETQESHALSLVRSRSKKRAQSSYRNSQADLDMDKEESSKSIAEPGSVNLESMYFRGFRSRPLLNAREELALATRLYQGTAHLRSLLQEAFELTKGLNQGSEVKLFQDELTKFSELNGYSAPVVEAIVECLGNIETFSAMNGKAGQKLSLRFSEISLSIGEVRVDIEEPKDALVQRNLRLVVDVAKRYLGRGMNFLDLVQEGNIGLMKAAERFDYTRGFKFSTYATWWIRQGISRAVADQSRTIRVPVHTNEASTKIAKTAQRLAQQFDREPTFEEIGQRLEMTGDRVKETIEAFQEPISLDAPSVDGETELGELIPDLACQSPDEEVSRKSNAQWLNQIFQVLTDREQQVIRLRFGIGVDEAWTLEQVGRSMSVTRERIRQIEVVALKKLKESHVKAMLAEIQ